The Coffea arabica cultivar ET-39 chromosome 4e, Coffea Arabica ET-39 HiFi, whole genome shotgun sequence genome includes a window with the following:
- the LOC113742665 gene encoding ABC transporter C family member 8, producing the protein MTGTVSANHAMLLSFSNTPPTPMAPLLEMETSRGLFYMICEGEFDLGSACIQRTLVDIFNLLLVFVFFLVLIVGLTRKNNIRLRRGDWIATAVSVCCALISIAYLSTCLLHLSGNKGGFNHLSWLAYLFRGLIWITLCLSLLVQGSRWIKIFISTWWVVFFLLISALNTEVLVKTHNVQILEVAAWFVSLLLLFCAFRTFHHTISHSNLEEGNFSETLLVKEVHDENCISLGQASFFSKLSFSWINPLLRLGNSKTLALEDIPCLGLEDEANLAYEKFAQAWSSLQKGKGSNNAQNFALWAIAKVHWKEMLLTATYALLRVVSVVLSPLLLFAFVEYYKLETRNIDEGLALVGMLILVKVVESLSYRHFFFYARRIGMRMRSALMVAAYEKQLKLSSLGRRRHSTGEVVNYIAVDAYRMGEFPMWLHIGWTSGLQLFLAIAVLFAVVGLGVLPGLVPLLICGLLNVPFAKILQKCQSEFMNAQDKRLRAMSEILNSMKIIKLQSWEEKFKNLIESYRGIEFKWLAESQYKKTYNTVLYWMCPTIVSSVIFFGCILFKSAPLDASTIFTVLAALRSMSEPVRFIPEALSVLIQVKVSFDRINTFLQEDEIKREDNIKYPPGESDLVILIQDGNFSWDPDSTALTIKDINLKVRRGNKVAICGPVGAGKSSVLYAILGEIPKMSGNVNTYGSIAYVSQASWIQSGTVRDNILFGKPMNKIKYDEAIRVSALDKDIDSFDYGDLTEIGQRGINMSGGQKQRIQLARAVYNDAEIYLLDDPFSAVDAHTAATLFNDCVMSALANKTVILVTHQIEFLSEVDHILVMEGGQVTQSGSYDELLTAGTAFEQLVVAHKTSLTLSDPLTGKNEVEHQRGKGNALEGTKQPYFGKEASEGEISMMPGVQLTEEEEKEIGDIGFKPFLDYVLVSKGLFHVISGLFSQTGFVVLQAAASYWLAFAIQSPKFSSVIIVCVYTIISTVSALFVYLRSLFAALLGLRASEAFFSGFTNSIFSAPMLFFDSTPVGRILTRASSDFSVLDFDIPFAYAFVMAAGIELVAAIGIMASVTWQVLIVGIFAIAASKYVQGYYQASARELMRINGTTKAPIMNYASETALGAPIIRAFNITERFFQNYLKLVDTDAKVFLFSNAAMEWLVLRTETLQNLTLFAAAFLLVLLPKGYVAPGLVGLSLSYAFALTGTQVFLSRWYGSLANYIISVERIKQFMHIPPEPPAVVEDKRPPPSWPSKGRIELLDLKIRYRPNAPIVLKGITCTFREGTRVGVVGRTGSGKTTLISALFRLVDPYSGQIVVDGINICSIGLKDLRLKLSIIPQEPTLFRGSIRTNLDPLGIYSEDEIWKALEKCQLKDTVSKLPNLLDSSVSDEGENWSMGQRQLFCLGRVLLRKNRILVLDEATASIDSATDSILQKVIREEFSNCTVITVAHRVPTVIDSDMVMVLSFGKLVEYDEPSKLMETNSSFSRLVAEYWASCRKNSTQKLEN; encoded by the exons ATGACTGGTACCGTCTCTGCCAATCATGCCATGCTACTGAGCTTCAGTAACACCCCTCCAACACCTATGGCTCCCTTATTGGAAATGGAAACTTCACGTG GGTTGTTCTACATGATTTGTGAGGGAGAGTTTGATCTGGGATCAGCCTGCATTCAGAGAACGCTCGTAGATATCTTCAACCTATTACTGGTATTTGTattctttcttgtcttgattGTCGGTCTCACAAGGAAGAACAATATCAGGCTGCGAAGGGGGGATTGGATCGCTACGGCAGTTTCAGTCTGCTGTGCTCTTATAAGCATTGCTTACCTCTCTACTTGTTTGTTACACTTGAGCGGAAACAAGGGTGGATTTAATCATTTGAGCTGGTTAGCCTACTTATTCAGAGGACTAATTTGGATTACCTTGTGCCTGTCCTTGCTTGTACAAGGATCAAGAtggatcaaaatttttatttctacATGGTGGGTGGTTTTCTTTCTGTTGATATCAGCTCTAAACACTGAGGTACTCGTGAAAACGCACAACGTTCAAATCCTTGAAGTTGCAGCTTGGTTTGTAAGTCTCTTGCTGCTTTTTTGTGCCTTTAGGACCTTCCATCATACCATTTCTCATTCAAATTTGGAAGAGGGTAACTTCTCGGAAACTCTTTTGGTGAAGGAAGTTCACGACGAGAATTGTATTAGTCTGGGCCAGGCTAGTTTCTTTAGTAAACTGTCATTTTCTTGGATCAACCCTTTATTGCGCTTAGGAAATTCCAAAACTTTAGCTCTTGAAGACATTCCCTGTCTAGGACTTGAAGATGAAGCAAATTTGGCATACGAGAAATTTGCTCAGGCATGGAGCTCGCTTCAAAAGGGGAAGGGCTCCAACAATGCACAGAATTTTGCTCTTTGGGCAATAGCAAAAGTTCATTGGAAAGAAATGTTACTTACAGCAACTTATGCATTGCTTCGGGTGGTTTCAGTTGTACTTTCTCCATTATTGCTCTTTGCTTTTGTCGAATATTACAAACTTGAAACCAGAAATATCGATGAAGGTCTTGCCTTAGTTGGGATGTTAATTCTTGTGAAAGTTGTGGAGTCCTTGTCCTATCGGCATTTCTTTTTCTATGCAAGGAGGATTGGTATGAGGATGAGGTCGGCTCTGATGGTGGCAGCTTATGAAAAGCAACTCAAGCTTTCTAGTTTGGGCAGGCGAAGGCACTCAACTGGAGAAGTTGTAAACTATATAGCAGTTGATGCTTATAGGATGGGAGAATTTCCAATGTGGCTTCACATAGGATGGACTTCTGGGCTTCAACTCTTTTTGGCTATCGCTGTCCTTTTCGCAGTTGTGGGTCTTGGTGTCCTTCCTGGTTTAGTCCCCCTGCTGATCTGTGGCCTTCTTAATGTACCCTTTGCAAAAATACTTCAGAAATGTCAATCCGAATTTATGAATGCTCAAGACAAGCGACTCAGGGCCATGTCTGAGATCCTAAATAGTATGAAGATCATTAAGTTACAGTCATGGGAAGAGAAATTCAAGAACTTAATAGAGTCATATAGAGGGATTGAATTCAAATGGCTGGCAGAATCTCAATACAAGAAGACATATAACACTGTTTTATATTGGATGTGTCCAACAATTGTTTCCTCGGTCATTTTCTTTGGGTGTATCCTGTTCAAAAGTGCCCCATTAGATGCAAGCACTATTTTTACAGTTTTGGCTGCGCTAAGGAGCATGTCAGAACCAGTTAGGTTCATACCTGAGGCTCTTTCCGTTTTAATACAGGTCAAAGTTTCATTTGATAGGATCAATACTTTTCTCCAGGAAGATGAAATCAAGCGTGAAGATAACATCAAATATCCCCCGGGTGAATCAGATCTTGTCATTCTTATTCAAGATGGAAATTTCAGTTGGGATCCTGATTCAACAGCTTTGACAATTAAAGATATAAATCTGAAAGTAAGAAGGGGGAACAAAGTTGCAATTTGCGGACCTGTTGGAGCAGGGAAATCATCTGTTTTATATGCAATACTTGGGGAAATACCAAAGATGTCAGGAAAT GTTAATACATATGGATCCATTGCTTATGTTTCTCAAGCTTCATGGATTCAGAGTGGAACAGTCCGAGATAATATACTCTTTGGAAAGCCaatgaacaaaataaaatatgacGAGGCTATACGAGTTTCTGCTTTGGACAAAGACATTGACAGTTTTGACTACGGTGATCTTACAGAGATTGGTCAGCGTGGTATTAACATGAGTGGTGGACAGAAGCAGAGAATTCAACTTGCTCGAGCAGTCTACAATGATGCTGAGATATATCTTCTTGATGACCCTTTTAGTGCGGTAGATGCACATACAGCAGCAACTCTTTTTAAT GACTGCGTCATGTCTGCATTAGCAAATAAGACTGTCATTCTCGTGACTCACCAAATTGAGTTCCTTTCAGAGGTTGATCATATTCTG GTTATGGAAGGAGGACAAGTAACTCAATCAGGAAGTTATGACGAATTACTGACAGCAGGGACAGCGTTTGAGCAGCTTGTGGTTGCACATAAAACATCATTGACATTATCTGATCCTTTGACCGGTAAAAATGAAGTCGAACATCAAAGAGGAAAAGGGAACGCCCTGGAAGGGACAAAACAGCCTTACTTCGGCAAAGAAGCCAGCGAGGGAGAGATTTCCATGATGCCTGGAGTACAGTTgacagaagaagaagagaaggaaatcGGAGATATTGGATTTAAACCATTCTTGGATTATGTTTTGGTTTCAAAAGGATTATTTCATGTGATAAGCGGTCTATTTTCGCAGACGGGCTTTGTTGTTCTTCAAGCAGCAGCGAGTTATTGGCTAGCATTTGCAATTCAATCTCCAAAATTCAGCAGTGTCATTATAGTTTGTGTGTACACAATAATTTCAACAGTTAGTGCCTTATTTGTCTACCTGAGATCTCTGTTTGCAGCTCTTCTCGGATTAAGAGCTTCTGAAGCCTTCTTCTCTGGTTTCACCAACTCAATATTCAGTGCTCCCATGCTCTTTTTTGACTCTACTCCAGTTGGGAGGATTTTGACACGA GCCTCCTCAGATTTTAGTGTGCTAGATTTTGACATCCCTTTTGCCTATGCATTTGTAATGGCTGCTGGAATTGAACTAGTTGCAGCAATTGGTATTATGGCCTCTGTGACATGGCAGGTTCTTATTGTCGGAATCTTTGCAATAGCAGCCTCCAAATATGTTCAG GGATATTATCAAGCCTCCGCACGGGAACTCATGAGAATAAATGGAACCACAAAGGCCCCCATAATGAACTATGCTTCTGAGACGGCCCTTGGGGCTCCAATAATTAGAGCATTTAACATTACTGAAAGGTTTTTCCAGAACTATCTCAAGCTTGTTGACACAGATGCAAAAGTCTTTCTTTTCTCCAATGCAGCAATGGAGTGGTTGGTCTTAAGAACAGAAACACTTCAAAATCTCACCCTATTTGCTGCTGCTTTTCTCTTAGTGTTGCTTCCAAAGGGATATGTAGCTCCAG GGCTTGTGGGACTATCTCTTTCTTATGCTTTCGCACTTACTGGCACACAAGTGTTCTTATCTCGATGGTACGGTAGCTTAGCTAATTATATCATTTCAGTAGAGAGGATCAAACAGTTCATGCATATTCCACCAGAACCTCCGGCGGTCGTGGAAGACAAAAGGCCCCCACCTTCATGGCCTTCCAAGGGTAGAATAGAATTGCTGGATTTGAAG ATAAGATACCGTCCAAATGCTCCAATTGTGCTCAAAGGGATAACCTGCACTTTCAGAGAAGGGACCAGAGTAGGAGTTGTTGGAAGGACAGGAAGTGGAAAAACTACACTCATTAGTGCTCTGTTTCGCCTTGTAGACCCATACAGTGGGCAAATTGTTGTAGATGGGATCAACATTTGCTCTATAGGTCTTAAGGACTTGCGTTTGAAGCTCAGCATTATCCCTCAAGAACCAACTCTTTTTAGGGGCAGCATTCGAACCAATTTGGATCCCTTAGGCATCTATTCTGAGGACGAGATATGGAAG GCTCTGGAGAAGTGCCAGTTGAAGGACACCGTCAGCAAACTTCCAAACTTGTTAGATTCTTCTG TCAGTGATGAAGGTGAAAATTGGAGTATGGGGCAACGGCAGCTCTTCTGTCTCGGGAGGGTTCTTCTAAGAAAGAATAGAATTCTAGTCCTCGATGAAGCTACAGCCTCGATCGACTCAGCTACTGATTCAATCCTGCAGAAAGTGATCAGAGAAGAATTCTCCAATTGCACTGTGATAACCGTGGCACACAGAGTTCCAACAGTCATAGATAGTGACATGGTCATGGTTCTTTCTTTTG GGAAGCTTGTGGAGTATGATGAGCCCTCAAAGCTGATGGAAACGAATTCATCCTTCTCTAGGCTTGTAGCTGAATATTGGGCCAGCTGCAGAAAGAACTCTACTCAGAAATTGGAAAATTGA
- the LOC113742666 gene encoding serine acetyltransferase 5 translates to MPGQDNQSQPSPTAGNVEENEDEALVWEQIKSEARQDAESEPALASYLYSTVLSHSSLARSLSFHLGNKLCSSTLLSTLLYDLFLNTFSSDPSILSAAVADLRAARYRDPACISFSHCLLNYKGFLAIQTHRLAHKLWLEDRKPLALSLQSRISDVFAVDIHPGARIGKGVLLDHATGVVIGETAVVGNNVSILHHVTLGGTGKVSGDRHPRLGDGVLIGAGATILGNVKIGAGAKIGAGSVVLIDVPPWTTAVGNPATLVGGKEKPKVHEDVPGESMDHTSFISQWSDYMI, encoded by the exons ATGCCAGGACAAGACAACCAATCCCAGCCTTCTCCGACCGCCGGCAACGTGGAAGAAAATGAGGACGAAGCCCTTGTCTGGGAGCAGATAAAATCCGAGGCGCGCCAAGACGCCGAGTCGGAGCCAGCCTTGGCTAGCTACTTGTACTCTACCGTGCTTTCTCACTCCTCATTGGCTCGCTCGCTTTCATTCCATCTGGGAAACAAGCTTTGCTCCTCCACACTCCTCTCCACTCTCCTCTACGACCTCTTCCTCAATACCTTCTCCTCCGACCCCTCCATTCTTTCTGCCGCCGTCGCAGACCTTCGAGCCGCGCGTTACCGGGACCCGGCTTGTATTTCTTTCTCTCACTGTTTGTTGAATTACAAGGGATTTCTTGCTATCCAG ACACATAGGTTGGCACATAAACTATGGCTTGAAGACCGAAAGCCGCTCGCACTATCATTGCAATCTAGGATATCTGACGTCTTTGCAGTGGATATACACCCTGGGGCTAGAATTGGGAAGGGGGTGTTGCTGGATCATGCAACAGGGGTCGTGATTGGAGAAACAGCAGTTGTTGGGAATAATGTGTCAATACTGCACCATGTAACCTTGGGTGGGACCGGCAAAGTCTCCGGTGATCGCCATCCAAGACTTGGTGATGGTGTCTTGATTGGTGCTGGAGCTACTATATTGGGGAATGTGAAGATTGGTGCGGGAGCAAAAATTGGAGCTGGATCAGTTGTGCTAATTGATGTGCCCCCTTGGACAACAGCAGTCGGAAATCCAGCAACGTTGGTCGGTGGAAAGGAGAAACCTAAAGTGCATGAAGATGTACCTGGAGAGTCTATGGATCATACTTCATTCATTTCTCAGTGGTCTGACTATATGATATGA
- the LOC113740573 gene encoding inorganic pyrophosphatase 2, with the protein MATGIVVVFDFDKTIIDLDSDNWVLDELGFTDLFNQLLPTMPWNSLMDKMMGELHANGKTIQDIEEVLKRVPIHPRIVPAIKSAHALGCDLRIVSDANLFFIETILNHLGIRGCFSEINTNPGYVDENGRLRIHPYHDFHSASHGCDRCPPNMCKGMVIERIQASIAKEGKKRHIYLGDGIGDFCPSLKLKEGDYMMPRKNFPVWDLICKNRMLLKAEIHEWNDGEDLERLLLQLIHSIFAAEESLSQLLSTDCKFQTIPMSVHQALPQALSVPQ; encoded by the exons ATGGCCACCGGAATTGTGGTGGTTTTCGACTTCGACAAGACGATTATCGACTTGGATAGTGATAATTGGGTTCTGGATGAGTTAGGTTTTACTGACTTGTTCAACCAACTTCTTCCCACCATGCCTTGGAATTCTCTCATG GACAAGATGATGGGGGAGCTTCATGCCAACGGAAAAACCATCCAGGACATTGAAGAGGTTCTGAAAAGGGTTCCTATACATCCCAGAATTGTACCGGCCATCAAATCAGCCCATGCCTTAGG GTGTGACTTGAGGATAGTGAGTGATGCAAATCTCTTCTTCATCGAGACAATTCTAAACCATCTAGGAATTAGGGGATGCTTCTCAGAAATCAACACGAACCCAGGCTACGTTGACGAGAATGGGAGGCTGAGAATCCACCCATATCATGATTTCCACTCAGCATCTCATGGCTGCGATCGCTGCCCTCCTAACATGTGCAAG GGTATGGTCATAGAAAGGATTCAAGCATCTATAGCTAAAGAAGGGAAGAAAAGGCACATCTATCTTGGCGATGGGATTGGCGACTTCTGTCCAAGCTTAAAGTTGAAGGAAGGAGATTACATGATGCCAAGGAAGAATTTCCCAGTTTGGGATTTGATTTGCAAGAATCGAATGCTTCTAAAGGCAGAGATACACGAGTGGAACGATGGTGAAGACCTTGAACGTCTTCTTCTCCAACTGATTCACTCCATTTTCGCCGCAGAGGAAAGCCTGTCTCAGTTGTTGTCAACCGACTGCAAGTTCCAGACAATTCCTATGTCAGTTCACCAGGCCTTACCTCAAGCTCTATCAGTTCCTCAGTAG